The genomic stretch GTGCAGCAAACGGATATTACCCACGCCGATTTAAAGCAACAATTTGACCGTATCATTTGTAATCCGCCCTATTTCACCAGCGGAGAGGCCACTCAACATCAGGCTCGCGCGCAAGCTCGTCATACTCTCACCTTGTCTCATCACGCATTATTAACGGCTTGCAAAACATGGTTAACTTGCGAAGGTCGCGCCAGTTTTATCTTACCTAAAGTCGAAGGGCTCGCTTTTATTGGATTAGCTCAATCGCAAGGTTGGTATTTAAGCCGGTTATGCTTGGTTCATACCACGCTAAAAAAAACCAGTTATCGTGTATTATTCGAATTAAGCCTTAGCCCCAGTGAGACTCAACAAAGCGAATTAACTATTCATCAAGACAGTGGTTACAGTGAAGCGTTTATTGATCTCACTAAAGCCTTTTACTTAAAGATGTAATTTTTAAGACTTTGGGTGTATAATGCGCGACCGTTTTACCATCCCTATTTATTGCGAGTGGTAACATCCATAACCACAAGCTTGCTGGAGAATATACGTGATCAGAACTTTTGCTGAACTCGAACTAGACCAAAACCTTATTTCTGCTATTGAAGATATGGGTTTTGAACGTCCAACTCAAATTCAATCTGAAGCTATTCCGCAAGCACTTGATGGCAAAGATATTCTTGCCTCTGCGCCAACCGGTACCGGTAAAACAGCTGCCTTTGCACTGCCTGCGCTGCAATACTTGCAAGACTTTCCGCGCAAACGTGCAGGCCCCGCTCGTATCTTGATCTTAACCCCAACTCGCGAACTGGCGATGCAGGTTGCCGATCAAACTCGCACACTGGCAAAAAATACTAATTTGAATGTCTTCACCATTACTGGTGGTGTGATGTACGAAGAGCACGCCGATATTTTGGCGACCACAC from Vibrio algicola encodes the following:
- a CDS encoding tRNA1(Val) (adenine(37)-N6)-methyltransferase, which encodes MNKTKDFSFKQFSICGGQSGMAVSTDGVLLGAWIQLHDKHKILDIGTGTGLLALMCAQRSDKSQITAVDIDEGAVCAARYNAEQSPWHQRLKVQQTDITHADLKQQFDRIICNPPYFTSGEATQHQARAQARHTLTLSHHALLTACKTWLTCEGRASFILPKVEGLAFIGLAQSQGWYLSRLCLVHTTLKKTSYRVLFELSLSPSETQQSELTIHQDSGYSEAFIDLTKAFYLKM